A genomic window from Diospyros lotus cultivar Yz01 chromosome 2, ASM1463336v1, whole genome shotgun sequence includes:
- the LOC127794469 gene encoding uncharacterized protein LOC127794469, protein MKSLLAVYLLLLAASLSSVLSEPPAGSSSHRVFLPGRLPRADPSQSPPNPQQHPQKFQVRGIRIVKAGSMATGISRGHEDSEELTYHTDYHGVTTHPTPYPKHPNP, encoded by the exons ATGAAATCTTTACTTGCTGTTTATCTTCTTCTCCTCGCAGCTTCTCTGTCTTCTGTTCTTTCTGAACCCCCTGCCGGCTCTTCTTCTCATCGGGTTTTTCTTCCAGGAAGGCTTCCCCGGGCAGATCCGAGCCAGTCACCCCCCAATCCGCAACAGCACCCCCAGAAATTCCAG GTTAGGGGCATCAGAATTGTGAAAGCTGGCTCTATGGCTACCGGCATTTCAAGAGGTCATGAAGATTCTGAGGAGCTGACTTACCACACTGATTATCACGGTGTAACAACTCATCCAACTCCATACCCGAAGCATCCCAACCCATAG